The Gemmatimonas aurantiaca T-27 DNA segment AGCCCTTGTACGTTTCCACATCGTCGACGTCCACCCGCGCGATCCAGTACCCTTTTGCCATGGGTCATTCCGTGAAGAGTGTGAAGGAGTGACTCGTGCGTCTCTCGCGTGACCGTACCCGAAAACACGTGATCGAGTGCTTGGTGTCGTCAATGCGCCGATGACTTGGACAACGTATTCATGATCACCACGCCCGCCACGATCAGCGCCATGCCGACGATGGCCGGAGTGTCCAGGCGTTGTCCCTGGAACATCCATGCGACCAGCGAGATCAGCACAATGCCCGCGCCCGACCAGATGGCATAGGCGAGACCGGTGGGAATGGTCTTGAGTGTCAGCGACAGGAAATAGAAGGCGATCACATAGCCCAGAGCGGTGATCAGACTCCAGGAGAGCTTGCTGAATCCGTCCGACTGTTTCATCGCAGACGTCGCAATGACTTCCGCGACGATGGCAACACCGAGATAGAGGTACTTCATGGATAGAGGTACTTCATGGGATGCCCTTGAAGGAGTTCCCCAAAGTTACGTACAAGAGAAGAGTGGCTGGAAGAGCTGATGCCCTCCGCAATTGTACCGCGCTGCGACACCCGGATCCAACATCGTCAACACGGCGCATCTTCACGACTATCCAAGACCTCCTCCCGTTCGTAGAAATTCGGCGAACTCTTCGGGTAGCTCTGCCATGCGAAGTCCGGCAATCGTGGATTCGATGTCATAGGGGACGCGGACGAACTCGACCTGCGGGTCTGGCGATTCACCTAGCGTCAGCCGCACATACCCTGCCATCCAGTTTCCATCCTTGGGACGGCCGACACTGCCCGCATTGATGAAATGCTTACCTGCAACATGTCGATGCCATGGCTTGTGGGTATGCCCAAACGCCAGAACATCTCCCGGACGCATACGCACCTCCTCTGCCATCCTGAGACAGAATGCGTCAGGCCGCTCCTCGGTCCAGTAGAGGGTGTTGAGTGTCGGTGTACCGTGCACAAGGATCAACCGGGGACCGTTCGTGTGTCCTCCCAATGGCCGGAGGTCCATGGAGAATGGCAACGCACCCAGATACCGCCGGTGTTCCGCGTCGATGACAGATCGGGTGTACTCGAAGCTGATGTGCGCGAGTGTCTCCTGTCGCGGGCTTTCAGACTTGCAGCCACAGTGTTTGTACGCCGATGCGACCGTTGAGTCATAGTTGCCGGCGATGCCCGCTATCCCTCGTGTACGCAGTCGATCTATGACCGCATGAGGATTGCTGGCGTATCCCACCAGATCGCCCAGATGGTAAATGGCTTCTGCATCGCCTGCAGCATCGATGTCAGCGAGCACGGCATCCAGCGCCTCAATGTTGGCATGGATATCGGAGATGAGTGCAATGCGCACGGTGCTTCACGGACAGCAGTCAGGACCACAGCAGCTCTTCGGTTTGGTCGCACGCACAAAGGCGGCCATGATCTTGCCGTCCATCGCAGCGACATGTGCCGTGTCCAATCTGGACTCGGTGAGGAACTGCTGGGCATCTTCAACGCGATAGACACGTGTGGGTTCGATATCTGCATCCGTGAATCCCGCACCGGCGAGCAGTCGATAGAACTCAGCTTCCTCCAATGCACCAGCAACGCAGCCCACCCACAGCTCCATACTGCGGCGCACATCGTCGGGCATCGTGCCACGCACCACCACATCACTCACGGCAAACCGACCGCCGGGCCTGAGTACCCGGAATGCCTCGTTGATCACCATCTCCTTGTCGCCAGAGAGATTGATGACACAATTGGAGATGATCACGTCCACCGAGTTGTCTGGCAACGGAATCGCTTCGATGTGGCCTTTGAGAAATTGCACATTGGTGACGCCCGCTTCCTCCGCATTTTGCCGAGCGAGGGCGAGCATATCATCCGTCATATCCAGGCCAAACACCTTACCTGTTGCGCCGACGCGTCGGGCAGACAGAATGACGTCGATGCCACCTCCCGAGCCCAGATCCAGCACCGTCTCTCCCTCGGCCAGTTCGGCCAGCGCCGTGGGATTCCCGCAACCCAGAGAGGCCAGCACGGCATTGTCCGGCAGCTCACTGGTCTCGCCACTCACGTAGAGATTCGATGTGATCGGATCAACGCTGCCGTTGAAAGCCGTGCCGCCGCAGCACGAACTGGCAGGGCCACAGTTCGCCGAACCCTCCGATTGCAAGACTCTCCGTGCGGCCTCGCCGTACTTCTCCCGCACGATATTGGTCACCGCAGAATCGGTCATCAGAAACCCCATCAAAAAATGTTGATATGTTGAGTGCGGAACGACGCACGGGGCCGATCGATGCCATTCAACCGCAGCAGTTGGCGATTGGGGGCGATTTCCGCCGGGAAGGACGAAGGGTCACGATCAGCGTCTGCATTTCCATCAGCACCTCAGGAACGATCTGGTAGTATGACCAGCGCCCTTCTTTGCGATCGGTCACCAGCCCGGCATCACGCAACACCCGAAGGTGGAACGACAAACGGGACTGCGCCGCGTCGAGCTCATCCTGCAGGTCACACACACACCGTTCTCCATCCGTCAGCATATGGAGAATGCCCAGACGCGTCTCGTCGGAGAGTGCATGAAACAGTTGCGCCGATCGGGTCAGGTTGGGGGCGGTGGCTGGCATAGTTTAATTGTATCAATAAAAATTGATTTGACAAGA contains these protein-coding regions:
- a CDS encoding SMR family transporter, producing the protein MKYLYLGVAIVAEVIATSAMKQSDGFSKLSWSLITALGYVIAFYFLSLTLKTIPTGLAYAIWSGAGIVLISLVAWMFQGQRLDTPAIVGMALIVAGVVIMNTLSKSSAH
- a CDS encoding metallophosphoesterase family protein; translated protein: MRIALISDIHANIEALDAVLADIDAAGDAEAIYHLGDLVGYASNPHAVIDRLRTRGIAGIAGNYDSTVASAYKHCGCKSESPRQETLAHISFEYTRSVIDAEHRRYLGALPFSMDLRPLGGHTNGPRLILVHGTPTLNTLYWTEERPDAFCLRMAEEVRMRPGDVLAFGHTHKPWHRHVAGKHFINAGSVGRPKDGNWMAGYVRLTLGESPDPQVEFVRVPYDIESTIAGLRMAELPEEFAEFLRTGGGLG
- a CDS encoding arsenite methyltransferase, which translates into the protein MTDSAVTNIVREKYGEAARRVLQSEGSANCGPASSCCGGTAFNGSVDPITSNLYVSGETSELPDNAVLASLGCGNPTALAELAEGETVLDLGSGGGIDVILSARRVGATGKVFGLDMTDDMLALARQNAEEAGVTNVQFLKGHIEAIPLPDNSVDVIISNCVINLSGDKEMVINEAFRVLRPGGRFAVSDVVVRGTMPDDVRRSMELWVGCVAGALEEAEFYRLLAGAGFTDADIEPTRVYRVEDAQQFLTESRLDTAHVAAMDGKIMAAFVRATKPKSCCGPDCCP
- a CDS encoding ArsR/SmtB family transcription factor is translated as MPATAPNLTRSAQLFHALSDETRLGILHMLTDGERCVCDLQDELDAAQSRLSFHLRVLRDAGLVTDRKEGRWSYYQIVPEVLMEMQTLIVTLRPSRRKSPPIANCCG